In Mangrovivirga cuniculi, the following proteins share a genomic window:
- a CDS encoding OmpA family protein, with protein MGKEIKSRYRYKRKSRNINKKRRNKRRKKKDRKKNSKEKNKSGNDKKVVNDNSTEQTPIDPRDNYEEIDQLDPKEVVASEEGPGSENDKAGTEGDAIAGDFEHIRTDEKVYFNFNFATDQAQLQQKDKETLDELVELMKSDSSLQVKIEGHTDDVGTEEYNIKLSERRAESVADYLISNGIMESRIEFLGWGESKPLVENNSSENRATNRRVEFTIMENDSDN; from the coding sequence TTGGGTAAGGAAATTAAATCAAGGTACCGATATAAGAGAAAATCCCGTAATATAAATAAGAAGAGAAGAAATAAACGCAGAAAAAAGAAGGACAGAAAGAAAAATAGTAAGGAGAAAAATAAATCCGGAAATGATAAAAAAGTGGTAAATGATAACTCAACAGAGCAAACTCCGATTGATCCGCGCGATAACTATGAGGAGATAGATCAGCTGGATCCAAAAGAAGTGGTTGCCAGTGAAGAAGGTCCCGGATCTGAAAATGATAAGGCCGGAACAGAAGGAGATGCTATTGCCGGAGATTTTGAACATATCCGAACAGATGAAAAAGTATATTTTAATTTCAATTTCGCTACAGACCAGGCACAGCTCCAGCAAAAAGATAAGGAGACTCTTGATGAGTTGGTTGAGTTAATGAAAAGCGATTCATCTCTACAGGTTAAGATCGAAGGCCATACTGATGATGTGGGGACTGAAGAATACAATATTAAACTTTCAGAGAGGAGAGCTGAGTCTGTTGCTGATTACCTGATCTCAAATGGAATTATGGAAAGCAGAATTGAATTTTTGGGCTGGGGAGAATCCAAACCATTAGTCGAAAACAATAGTAGCGAGAACAGAGCTACCAACAGAAGGGTTGAATTTACTATAATGGAAAATGATTCTGATAATTGA
- a CDS encoding DUF2490 domain-containing protein yields MRTVNKTYTSILILLLMFCSFPAFSQDNVLPEKSKIKEPTSIFWINTYGNIRLSKRLFWVAQTHFRFQEKGGTPMVGQIAQVYNRHALGYLFSKKFNVAVGGVLRINFNTSDVLESGEKSAVPEWRIWEQAQFAMPLGRSMIYHRFRFEQRWSKGYLEDSDYIYRNRWRYMFRMKIPINKPKLASNTFYIAPEAELIMQSGEPVIDSPLEDLRLHTSFGYIISPRLTMATGFLYSLGQELHNGGYYKQKMGLRFHVYFSPDFRKVKHKLPSIHKDD; encoded by the coding sequence ATGAGAACAGTAAATAAAACCTATACCAGTATATTGATCCTTTTATTGATGTTTTGTTCTTTTCCGGCGTTTTCTCAGGACAATGTTTTACCGGAGAAGTCCAAGATCAAAGAACCAACTAGTATATTCTGGATCAACACCTATGGGAATATTCGTTTATCAAAACGATTGTTCTGGGTAGCTCAAACTCACTTCAGGTTCCAGGAAAAGGGCGGAACCCCAATGGTTGGGCAGATTGCCCAGGTTTATAACCGGCATGCCCTTGGGTACCTGTTTTCTAAGAAATTTAACGTGGCAGTAGGGGGTGTCCTGCGTATAAATTTTAATACCAGTGATGTTCTAGAGTCTGGCGAAAAGTCTGCTGTTCCTGAATGGCGTATTTGGGAACAAGCCCAGTTTGCTATGCCATTGGGTAGATCTATGATCTATCACCGCTTTAGATTTGAGCAAAGATGGTCTAAAGGATACCTGGAAGATAGCGACTATATTTATCGTAATCGGTGGAGGTATATGTTCAGGATGAAAATACCAATTAATAAGCCGAAACTCGCTTCAAATACCTTTTATATAGCTCCTGAGGCTGAGTTGATCATGCAAAGTGGTGAGCCGGTTATCGACAGTCCATTGGAAGATCTGCGATTGCATACTTCTTTTGGATATATTATTAGCCCCAGATTAACCATGGCAACGGGCTTTTTGTATTCTCTTGGTCAGGAACTTCACAACGGTGGTTACTATAAACAGAAAATGGGCCTGAGGTTTCACGTTTATTTCTCACCAGATTTCCGAAAGGTTAAGCACAAACTTCCTTCAATCCATAAGGATGATTGA
- a CDS encoding PorP/SprF family type IX secretion system membrane protein: protein MRKFIYIYLMLLFVPLIVKGQQYQFSQYNYSMQQVNPASVSLDNFATASFIYRSQRSQPGIELNNLLVSAKYPILGRRGDRWSGIGVTIGHDQTGYDGLLEKMNFGVNYAFNFFLDRSKRKVLSWGVRGGFHMSGFNMDNLTTGNQYKPGGFDPGISSGEDLGALTANYFTIGSGLMYESRNRDDERLLHWGIAIQDFNRPNESFSGEKALLPVTYVGEFGFRAYENYYFNVYPEVLYSHSASTGILSVGMVTTYKLDKYYYQLTDQEIKLHTKYLSNQGILLGFQWHKGPVSAGVSYEIPVNNRLANRGLLNLDFSWVRKLNQGTDIRENPVI from the coding sequence ATGAGGAAATTTATATACATTTATTTGATGCTTTTATTTGTGCCTTTAATAGTAAAAGGGCAGCAATATCAGTTCAGTCAATATAATTATTCAATGCAGCAAGTCAACCCGGCTTCTGTTTCACTCGATAATTTTGCTACAGCCTCATTTATATACCGTTCTCAAAGAAGTCAGCCCGGAATTGAGCTTAATAATCTTTTGGTTTCAGCGAAATATCCGATTCTTGGCAGGAGAGGTGATCGATGGTCTGGAATCGGGGTAACTATTGGCCATGATCAGACCGGTTATGACGGGCTATTAGAAAAGATGAATTTCGGGGTTAATTATGCTTTTAATTTTTTTCTCGACAGGAGTAAAAGAAAAGTACTTAGCTGGGGTGTCAGAGGAGGGTTTCATATGTCAGGATTTAATATGGATAATCTCACCACCGGAAATCAATATAAACCGGGAGGTTTTGATCCGGGTATCAGTTCCGGAGAGGACCTTGGTGCATTAACAGCTAATTACTTTACGATTGGGTCCGGATTGATGTACGAGTCCAGGAACAGAGATGATGAAAGACTACTGCATTGGGGAATTGCGATTCAGGATTTTAACCGTCCGAATGAAAGCTTTTCCGGAGAGAAAGCTTTATTGCCTGTAACTTATGTCGGAGAGTTTGGTTTCAGGGCATATGAAAATTATTATTTCAATGTTTATCCGGAGGTGCTTTATTCACATTCTGCTTCAACGGGGATTTTAAGCGTTGGAATGGTGACAACCTATAAACTGGATAAATATTATTATCAGTTAACCGATCAGGAAATAAAATTGCATACCAAATATCTTTCGAACCAGGGGATATTACTTGGGTTTCAATGGCATAAAGGACCTGTTTCTGCGGGGGTAAGTTATGAGATACCTGTCAATAACAGATTAGCTAACCGGGGGCTATTGAACTTGGATTTCAGTTGGGTAAGGAAATTAAATCAAGGTACCGATATAAGAGAAAATCCCGTAATATAA